One stretch of Balneolaceae bacterium DNA includes these proteins:
- a CDS encoding carboxypeptidase-like regulatory domain-containing protein — translation MRSSRPLTSRDAQVSAKLHLFTLPLLALLALAFAACTSADGPLAAEEDEIAGVVTSTEGPEAGVWVIAETEDLPTRFARIVVTDEQGRYLIPDLPDAEYRVWVRGYGLVDSPQSEASPGTMMDLRAELAPDAQAAAQYYPAGYWYSMINVPEQSEFPGTGPDGNGISPNMQTQAEFLRNIKTGNCTICHQMGNKATRELHPSMQDYESTEAAWERRLQSGQAGGYMTYGLQNMGKEAALEMFADWTDRVEEGAVPPAPPRPEGVERNVVITMWDWADPKSYLHDLVSTDRRDPTLNADGKIYGALEASSDYLPVLDPAAHDTSRVPVTVRDPDTRPASGPNMPAPSPYWGDEPLWDSRANVHNPMFDGQGRVWITATVRPPANPDFCREGSDHPSAQLFPLERAGRHLGVYDPASEEYTHHQHLLQHAPPDVCRGRGEHLVDQRRRIGDRLAEHRRVRPDRRRGGLPGMDGLHPRHERQRRAGRLRGAWRAGRPGAGQEDQRRVLRRGPGPGRHRMGIGPGLPGRHLPSGSPVTIRRRPP, via the coding sequence ATGAGATCTTCCCGACCTCTGACGTCACGCGACGCGCAAGTCTCTGCAAAGCTGCACCTGTTCACACTTCCCCTGCTGGCGCTTCTGGCCTTGGCCTTTGCCGCCTGCACCTCCGCCGACGGGCCGCTGGCGGCCGAAGAGGATGAAATCGCGGGGGTGGTCACCTCCACCGAAGGACCCGAGGCCGGGGTGTGGGTAATTGCCGAGACGGAAGACCTCCCCACCCGTTTCGCCCGGATTGTAGTCACCGATGAGCAGGGACGGTACCTGATACCCGACCTGCCGGATGCGGAATACCGGGTCTGGGTTCGGGGCTACGGGCTGGTCGACTCCCCGCAGTCCGAGGCATCCCCGGGAACCATGATGGACCTTCGGGCGGAGCTGGCGCCTGACGCACAGGCGGCCGCCCAGTACTACCCGGCCGGCTACTGGTATTCCATGATCAATGTGCCGGAACAGAGCGAATTTCCCGGCACGGGTCCGGACGGAAACGGCATTTCGCCCAACATGCAGACGCAGGCCGAATTCCTGCGCAACATCAAGACGGGCAACTGCACCATCTGCCACCAAATGGGCAACAAGGCGACGCGTGAGTTGCATCCCTCCATGCAGGATTACGAGAGTACCGAGGCGGCGTGGGAGCGGCGCCTGCAATCGGGCCAGGCGGGCGGTTATATGACGTACGGACTGCAGAACATGGGCAAGGAGGCCGCGCTGGAGATGTTCGCCGACTGGACCGACAGGGTGGAGGAGGGAGCCGTCCCGCCAGCGCCGCCGCGTCCGGAGGGCGTGGAGCGTAACGTGGTCATCACCATGTGGGACTGGGCGGACCCGAAATCGTACCTGCACGATTTGGTGTCGACCGACCGCAGGGACCCCACCCTGAACGCCGACGGGAAGATCTACGGCGCGCTCGAAGCGAGTTCGGACTACCTCCCCGTGCTCGACCCGGCCGCCCACGACACGAGCCGGGTTCCCGTCACGGTGCGCGACCCCGACACGCGGCCGGCGTCCGGGCCCAACATGCCCGCCCCGTCGCCCTACTGGGGGGACGAGCCGCTGTGGGACAGCCGCGCCAATGTGCACAATCCCATGTTTGACGGGCAGGGTCGCGTCTGGATCACCGCTACGGTGCGTCCCCCGGCCAATCCCGACTTCTGCCGGGAAGGCTCGGATCATCCTTCGGCACAGCTGTTTCCCCTGGAGCGGGCCGGCCGCCATTTGGGCGTATACGATCCGGCGAGCGAGGAGTATACGCACCATCAGCACCTGCTTCAGCACGCACCACCTGATGTTTGCCGAGGACGAGGAGAACACCTTGTGGACCAGCGGCGGCGGATCGGTGATCGGCTGGCTGAACACCGAAGAGTACGACCGGACCGGCGACGAGGAGGCCTCCCAGGGATGGACGGCCTTCATCCTCGACACGAACGGCAACGGCGAGCGGGACGACTACGTGGAGCCTGGCGAGCCGGTCGACCCGGAGCGGGACAAGAGGATCAGCGGAGGGTACTACGCCGTGGCCCCGGCCCCGGACGGCACCGTATGGGGATCGGACCTGGGTTACCCGGGCGGCATCTTCCGTCTGGATCCCCGGTGACAATCCGCCGGAGACCGCCCTGA
- a CDS encoding ribbon-helix-helix domain-containing protein, with the protein MALSIRLPEDLEKRLDELAKLTGRTKSYYVREALEEKLDEWEDRYVTEYRLENPEGPRWSLEQLEEEVDQK; encoded by the coding sequence ATGGCCCTATCGATACGCCTGCCCGAAGATCTGGAAAAACGCCTTGATGAATTGGCCAAACTAACCGGCCGAACAAAATCCTACTACGTGCGGGAGGCATTGGAGGAAAAGCTCGATGAGTGGGAGGATCGCTATGTTACCGAATACCGGCTTGAGAACCCGGAGGGGCCGCGTTGGAGCCTGGAGCAGTTGGAGGAGGAGGTAGATCAGAAGTAA
- the crcB gene encoding fluoride efflux transporter CrcB — protein MKAFLLVGLGGFAGSYLRYLLSLRIQQLFPAYAFPLGTFAVNIAGSFLIGLLFGLGQRHIIGHELRMLLATGFCGGFTTFATFSMEGVLLAEQGQVPTLLLYTAASLLAGFTAAWLGWTITR, from the coding sequence ATGAAAGCATTTCTCTTGGTGGGACTGGGCGGTTTTGCCGGCAGTTACCTTCGTTACCTTCTCTCACTCCGAATCCAGCAGCTGTTCCCCGCCTACGCCTTTCCTCTGGGCACCTTCGCGGTCAATATCGCGGGCAGTTTCCTTATTGGGTTATTGTTCGGGCTGGGACAGCGGCATATCATCGGCCACGAACTCCGAATGCTTCTGGCCACCGGCTTTTGCGGAGGGTTTACGACCTTCGCCACCTTTTCCATGGAAGGGGTCCTGCTGGCTGAACAGGGACAGGTACCGACGCTGTTGCTATACACGGCAGCGAGCCTGCTGGCCGGATTCACAGCGGCATGGCTGGGATGGACCATCACGCGGTGA
- a CDS encoding hotdog domain-containing protein gives MRPRDTSQTRTLPFGSDEALRRRFMLIDDPVSGNLRWGLLLEELDKLAEDVALAYARRTREDAAVVTAAIDDIMLRTPADIGRDLHLRARINYVGTSSMEVGIRVDQEGEEGRSLASCYFTMVARSGRGREAGSLAVEPLSYESDLEMKRRDNAVWRRKAYRRRMEEMEEPPDRDEYNHLREVHQAQERDDFDGLLASDLVRSNWERMYPEQENVPEKIFGGYVIRRAFELAMMHAEEIAPDRPVFVRVNRINFLQPVHIGDKLDFTSRIVYTGETSISMEIDIERISKNQVTRALSNTCEFTFVNVDRQMRPRPVPRVYPTTYDEDRRYLKARRQHRRRKKSSDSP, from the coding sequence ATGAGACCTCGAGACACCTCCCAGACCCGCACCCTTCCCTTCGGCTCCGACGAGGCCTTGCGCCGCCGGTTCATGCTTATTGACGACCCGGTGTCGGGGAATCTGCGATGGGGACTCCTGCTGGAGGAGCTGGACAAGCTGGCCGAGGATGTAGCCCTGGCGTACGCGCGCCGTACCCGGGAAGATGCGGCGGTGGTGACGGCGGCCATCGACGACATCATGCTGCGTACGCCGGCCGACATCGGGAGGGACCTTCACCTGCGGGCCCGCATCAACTATGTGGGCACTTCCTCCATGGAGGTGGGCATACGCGTGGACCAGGAGGGGGAAGAAGGACGCTCCCTGGCTTCCTGCTACTTTACCATGGTGGCGCGATCCGGCCGCGGCCGCGAAGCCGGGAGCCTGGCGGTGGAGCCGCTATCCTATGAGTCGGACCTGGAGATGAAGCGCCGCGACAACGCGGTGTGGCGACGCAAGGCTTACCGCCGCCGCATGGAGGAGATGGAGGAGCCGCCCGACCGGGATGAGTACAACCACCTCAGAGAGGTACACCAGGCGCAGGAGCGCGACGATTTTGACGGGCTGCTAGCCTCCGACCTGGTGCGGAGCAACTGGGAACGCATGTACCCCGAACAGGAGAACGTGCCCGAAAAGATCTTCGGCGGCTACGTCATCCGCCGCGCCTTTGAGCTGGCCATGATGCACGCCGAGGAGATTGCCCCCGACCGGCCGGTCTTCGTACGGGTGAACCGCATCAACTTTCTGCAGCCCGTGCACATAGGTGACAAGCTGGATTTTACCAGCCGCATCGTCTATACCGGGGAGACTTCCATCAGCATGGAAATTGACATCGAGCGCATCAGCAAGAACCAGGTGACCCGTGCCCTGTCGAATACCTGCGAATTCACCTTCGTGAATGTGGACCGGCAAATGCGTCCCCGTCCCGTCCCCAGGGTATATCCCACCACCTACGACGAAGACCGCCGCTACCTTAAGGCGCGGCGGCAGCACAGGCGCCGGAAAAAGAGTTCCGACTCCCCCTGA
- a CDS encoding DUF5687 family protein: MIFQLFKLEVLKSVRSVSLSRNVIGGIFLAIIGFFFLINLLFLAFFLDEILVESLGAEQPAVFLNGLLFYYFVFELMVRFFMQKMPVMELEHYLHLPVRRSTLIHYLLGRSKLTPLTMLVPLIFAPFAFTEVASTWGAAGAWSWLLCLWAVSLLIHWFMLWYKQRLGSSLPGIIALVLLPVLTLGAQYYGLFNAGQWAAPFWNAALEGWLPVAVTAAAGLAAYVFAWRYYRRHAYTEELGDRRGGTYVNRSIDFFSRFGRMGEMADLEWKLILRHKKSRIYLLITGLFLLYGLIFYGEPAYQSETGVSWMYIFLGVFITGIFIMQYGQLFLSWNSSTFDFYMTRRGGLDDLVRGKYLLFYVITVLCYLLSIPYVYFGWDVLLVHTAAFFFNMGVTIHLIVWISLWKPKPMDLSKGAMFNYEGIGAAQFVMIIPMIAVPYAVFIPFSLLAGDYIGLTALGVTGLAGLLFSDKLTEVCVRRLTTQRHEISSSFRQEI; this comes from the coding sequence ATGATTTTCCAGCTTTTTAAATTGGAAGTGCTCAAAAGCGTACGGTCGGTATCACTCTCCCGGAACGTGATCGGGGGCATCTTCCTGGCGATCATCGGCTTTTTCTTTCTGATCAATCTGCTCTTTCTGGCTTTTTTCCTGGACGAAATCCTGGTGGAAAGCCTGGGTGCCGAGCAGCCCGCGGTCTTCCTGAACGGCCTGCTTTTCTACTACTTTGTCTTTGAGCTGATGGTCCGTTTCTTCATGCAGAAGATGCCTGTGATGGAGCTGGAGCACTACCTGCACCTGCCCGTACGGCGCAGTACTCTCATTCACTACCTGCTGGGGCGCTCCAAGCTGACGCCGCTTACCATGCTGGTGCCCCTGATTTTCGCTCCCTTTGCCTTTACGGAGGTGGCCTCCACCTGGGGCGCGGCGGGTGCGTGGAGCTGGCTGCTCTGCCTCTGGGCGGTCAGCCTGCTGATTCACTGGTTCATGCTCTGGTACAAGCAGCGGCTGGGAAGCAGTCTCCCGGGCATCATCGCGCTGGTGCTGCTGCCCGTACTGACACTGGGCGCGCAATACTATGGTCTTTTCAATGCGGGGCAGTGGGCGGCCCCTTTCTGGAACGCTGCCCTGGAGGGCTGGCTGCCGGTTGCTGTAACGGCCGCAGCCGGACTTGCGGCCTACGTCTTCGCCTGGCGCTACTACCGCCGCCACGCCTACACCGAGGAGCTGGGCGACCGTCGCGGGGGCACCTACGTGAACCGGTCCATCGATTTCTTCTCGCGCTTCGGCCGCATGGGCGAGATGGCCGACCTGGAGTGGAAGCTCATCCTGCGCCACAAGAAGAGCCGAATCTACCTGCTCATTACAGGACTCTTCCTGCTCTACGGACTCATATTCTACGGTGAGCCGGCCTACCAGTCGGAGACCGGCGTCTCGTGGATGTACATCTTCCTGGGGGTCTTCATCACCGGCATTTTCATCATGCAGTACGGGCAGCTTTTCCTGAGCTGGAACTCCAGCACCTTCGACTTTTACATGACACGGCGCGGGGGACTGGACGACCTGGTCCGCGGCAAGTACCTGCTTTTTTACGTGATCACCGTGCTCTGCTACCTGCTCTCCATCCCCTACGTCTACTTCGGATGGGACGTACTGCTGGTGCACACGGCGGCCTTCTTTTTCAACATGGGCGTGACCATCCACCTCATCGTCTGGATTTCCCTTTGGAAGCCCAAGCCGATGGATCTAAGCAAGGGCGCCATGTTCAACTACGAGGGCATAGGGGCGGCGCAGTTTGTCATGATTATTCCCATGATCGCCGTACCCTACGCGGTGTTCATTCCCTTTTCGCTGCTGGCCGGCGATTACATCGGCCTGACTGCACTGGGCGTCACCGGCCTGGCCGGGCTGCTCTTTTCCGACAAGCTGACCGAAGTCTGCGTGCGCAGGCTGACGACCCAGCGCCACGAAATTTCATCCTCATTCAGACAGGAAATCTGA
- a CDS encoding ABC transporter ATP-binding protein gives MIDIESLTKTYGGETVLDIPELHIPRAECFGLVGNNGAGKTTLFRILLDLVRPSGGRVLLEGTDVSTDEEWKGRVGSYLDEHMLLGYLTPDEYFETLRKIYGLAEEDLQVHLEDFDDLFHGEIRDKKKYIRDLSKGNIKKVGIAAAFLGNPEVVVLDEPFENLDPSSQIKLKKLINRKREETRTTFLISSHDLTHVTDICDRIVLLEKGTVIRDMKEDKEAMSQALADYFEG, from the coding sequence ATGATCGACATCGAATCTCTTACCAAAACCTACGGGGGCGAGACGGTTCTCGACATCCCCGAGCTGCACATTCCCAGGGCCGAGTGCTTCGGACTGGTGGGCAACAACGGGGCGGGGAAGACCACCCTCTTCCGCATCCTGCTCGACCTGGTGCGTCCCAGCGGGGGACGCGTGCTCCTGGAGGGCACCGACGTGAGCACCGACGAGGAGTGGAAAGGACGGGTGGGCTCCTACCTCGACGAGCACATGCTGCTGGGCTACCTGACGCCCGACGAGTATTTTGAGACTCTTCGCAAGATCTACGGACTGGCCGAGGAGGACCTTCAGGTGCACCTGGAGGATTTCGACGACCTCTTCCACGGGGAGATCCGCGACAAGAAGAAGTACATCCGCGACCTCTCCAAAGGCAATATCAAGAAGGTGGGCATCGCCGCGGCCTTCCTGGGCAATCCCGAGGTGGTGGTGCTGGACGAGCCTTTCGAAAACCTGGACCCCAGCTCACAGATCAAGCTCAAGAAGCTTATCAACCGCAAGAGGGAAGAGACGCGCACCACCTTTCTGATCTCCAGCCACGACCTCACCCACGTCACCGACATCTGCGACCGCATCGTGCTGCTGGAGAAGGGCACCGTCATCCGTGACATGAAAGAGGACAAGGAGGCCATGTCGCAGGCCCTGGCCGATTACTTCGAGGGCTGA
- a CDS encoding sensor histidine kinase, with protein sequence MSRKMVALVVLFIGLASGLVVLTNFSINLISASGSYRVLLGDWSERHERGDVALERYFATGRESHLEEFRRIRAGEQPIEGLINELFRDRPDPQKVYRGFPSGEVYPGELSTLLFAFRHFGNTDPVVELENTWEELMRIDRQKDELAGRVQSGENRPGESVDLQPYAGELDSLNRRANRHEDLLEAELAGISRLLKQYALWFSVITGILLVLIGVVVSVRISKSIAKWEQAMESLKESLREKKVLLSEIHHRVKNNLAVISGLLELESMMGREPENALQESRDRIRSMALIHEQLYSAESFSSIDLGRYARELMEYMEESHLRNGRSKIRLQGEIEEVKVNINQAIPTGLILNELLANAIEHGYDMGEEGRVLIRLGQNGGEVHLSVEDDGKGVEGDFQLEDADSAGFTIIRELVRQLEGEAVTGDRDGFYFQLRYRKNDSRGPAASVLP encoded by the coding sequence TTGAGTCGCAAGATGGTGGCGCTGGTCGTGCTGTTTATCGGGCTGGCAAGCGGACTGGTGGTGCTTACCAACTTTTCTATCAACCTGATATCGGCCTCCGGTTCCTACCGGGTCCTGCTGGGCGACTGGTCTGAGAGGCACGAACGCGGGGACGTGGCACTGGAGCGGTATTTTGCGACAGGTCGTGAAAGTCACCTGGAGGAATTCCGCCGTATCCGTGCCGGGGAGCAACCCATCGAGGGACTCATAAACGAGCTTTTCCGGGATCGGCCTGACCCGCAGAAGGTCTATCGGGGTTTTCCCTCGGGGGAGGTCTATCCCGGCGAGCTGTCCACCCTGCTCTTTGCCTTCCGGCATTTCGGGAATACGGATCCCGTGGTGGAGCTGGAGAACACCTGGGAGGAGCTGATGCGCATCGACCGCCAGAAAGATGAATTGGCCGGGCGGGTGCAAAGCGGGGAAAACCGTCCCGGCGAAAGCGTTGATCTGCAACCCTATGCGGGGGAGCTCGATTCCCTCAATCGCCGGGCGAACCGCCATGAGGATCTACTGGAGGCTGAGCTGGCCGGTATCTCCCGGCTGCTGAAGCAGTACGCGCTCTGGTTCAGCGTCATCACCGGCATTCTTCTGGTGCTGATCGGGGTGGTGGTCTCCGTGCGCATCTCCAAGAGCATCGCGAAGTGGGAGCAGGCCATGGAGAGCCTGAAAGAGTCGCTGCGCGAGAAGAAGGTGCTGCTTTCCGAAATTCATCACCGCGTCAAAAACAACCTGGCGGTGATTTCCGGCTTGCTGGAGCTGGAGAGCATGATGGGCCGCGAGCCGGAAAACGCCCTGCAGGAAAGCCGTGACCGCATCCGTTCCATGGCCCTGATACACGAGCAGCTTTACAGCGCGGAATCGTTCTCCAGCATTGACCTGGGGCGGTACGCCCGGGAGCTGATGGAATACATGGAGGAGTCCCACCTGCGAAACGGCCGTTCGAAGATACGCCTGCAAGGCGAGATTGAAGAGGTGAAGGTGAATATCAACCAGGCTATTCCAACCGGACTCATCCTGAATGAATTGCTTGCAAACGCCATTGAGCACGGCTACGACATGGGGGAGGAGGGACGAGTCCTCATCCGTCTCGGACAGAACGGAGGAGAGGTGCACCTCAGCGTGGAAGACGACGGGAAGGGCGTGGAAGGCGATTTCCAGCTCGAAGACGCCGACTCGGCGGGCTTTACCATCATTCGCGAGCTGGTCCGCCAGCTGGAGGGAGAAGCCGTAACCGGCGATCGGGACGGCTTTTATTTTCAGCTGCGCTACCGGAAAAACGACAGCCGGGGCCCGGCCGCCTCGGTGTTACCATAA
- a CDS encoding plastocyanin/azurin family copper-binding protein: protein MRHPYQIISLLLLVPLLASTGGHAYLPTYHSSGEALSATASSDPTVTVTMTNTMKFEADTVRISTGETVRWENTSLLAHSVTADPSEATLEKSARLPDGAEAFDSGMLDPGESYEHTFREPGTYRYFCIPHEAVKMYGWVIVNS, encoded by the coding sequence ATGCGCCACCCTTATCAAATCATCTCCCTGCTCCTTTTGGTGCCCCTGCTTGCCTCGACCGGGGGCCATGCCTACCTCCCGACCTACCACTCCTCAGGCGAAGCCCTTTCCGCGACCGCTTCCTCCGACCCGACCGTCACAGTGACCATGACCAACACCATGAAGTTCGAGGCGGACACCGTACGCATCTCCACCGGGGAAACCGTGCGGTGGGAAAACACCTCCCTGCTGGCGCACTCAGTGACCGCCGATCCGTCCGAGGCGACCCTCGAGAAGAGCGCGCGCCTGCCTGACGGCGCAGAGGCCTTTGACTCCGGCATGCTCGATCCCGGGGAAAGCTATGAGCACACCTTCCGGGAGCCGGGCACCTACCGGTATTTCTGTATTCCCCACGAGGCGGTAAAGATGTACGGGTGGGTCATCGTGAACTCCTGA
- a CDS encoding TlpA disulfide reductase family protein has protein sequence MNATYRLLTLALVLSLTFAAGCSQGDTNQSGGESAESGESQQRMAPDFSVTTIQGNTVSLEETMAENKPMVVYFTASWCPICAKNWPVLSEVYPDYQDRLDFIAIGIDPTDTREVMTELAREENFTFPLTWGHPDIMLDFGVQAQATTVGISREGRVVFQRNKTALSEQQYRDLFDRLVN, from the coding sequence ATGAATGCTACATATCGCCTTCTGACTCTTGCCCTTGTCCTCTCACTCACGTTTGCGGCCGGCTGTTCGCAGGGCGATACGAACCAATCCGGAGGCGAAAGCGCCGAGAGCGGTGAATCGCAGCAGCGGATGGCTCCCGATTTCAGCGTCACAACCATCCAGGGCAATACGGTAAGCCTGGAAGAGACGATGGCCGAGAATAAACCCATGGTGGTCTACTTTACGGCTTCCTGGTGTCCCATCTGTGCCAAGAACTGGCCGGTGCTCTCCGAGGTTTATCCCGATTATCAGGATCGCCTGGACTTTATTGCCATCGGGATTGATCCCACCGATACCCGCGAAGTCATGACCGAATTGGCCCGGGAGGAAAACTTCACCTTCCCGCTTACCTGGGGGCACCCTGACATTATGCTGGATTTTGGCGTGCAGGCACAGGCCACCACCGTGGGCATTAGCCGTGAAGGCCGTGTGGTCTTCCAGCGTAACAAAACCGCGCTCAGCGAACAGCAGTACCGTGACCTCTTCGACCGCCTGGTCAACTAG